The following are encoded in a window of Mycoplasmopsis verecunda genomic DNA:
- a CDS encoding DHH family phosphoesterase, with amino-acid sequence MIIGNSKVAIEAIEKYDNIVIFHHIRPDGDCLGSQAGLAELIRTNYPDKKVFTPGNNLHLFDFMGYHFDKYEDIDFTNSLAIVVDASSGDRIECSDLLYENRTTAKLRIDHHPNGADIDYDYNWIDEHYVAAAEMIAQIAYDANWTVSAKAASHIYLGINTDSGRFLYPDTSARTHKLVAFLMEQGHFHPSEILRELSKRTFKSIKFVGKILSDFKKDGRVLYYEIDAKTLADYQMDSFEAAQYVNELANIEDNSCWALFIQLEDGTVRGRLRSNGPLVNKVANQFGGGGHDNAAGITIQSWEEVPTVLKALNDAIVEWEAK; translated from the coding sequence ATGATTATAGGAAATTCAAAAGTTGCTATTGAAGCAATTGAAAAATACGACAACATTGTTATTTTTCACCACATTAGACCAGATGGAGACTGTTTAGGTTCGCAGGCTGGATTAGCTGAATTAATTAGAACAAATTATCCAGATAAAAAAGTCTTTACCCCTGGAAATAACTTACATTTATTTGACTTCATGGGATATCATTTTGATAAATATGAAGATATTGATTTTACCAATTCGCTAGCTATCGTAGTAGATGCTTCTAGTGGAGATAGAATTGAATGTTCAGATTTATTATATGAAAACAGAACAACAGCAAAATTAAGAATTGATCACCACCCAAATGGAGCTGACATTGATTATGATTACAACTGAATCGATGAACACTATGTAGCGGCAGCTGAAATGATAGCTCAAATTGCTTATGATGCTAACTGGACAGTAAGTGCCAAGGCTGCTTCGCATATTTATTTAGGAATTAATACTGATTCAGGAAGATTTTTATATCCAGATACATCAGCGAGAACTCATAAATTAGTTGCCTTTTTAATGGAACAAGGACATTTCCACCCATCTGAAATTTTAAGAGAATTATCAAAACGTACTTTCAAATCAATTAAATTTGTTGGAAAAATCCTTTCAGACTTTAAAAAAGATGGAAGAGTCTTATACTACGAAATTGATGCTAAAACATTAGCAGATTACCAAATGGATTCATTTGAAGCTGCTCAATATGTAAATGAATTAGCCAATATTGAAGATAACTCATGTTGAGCTTTATTCATTCAACTAGAAGATGGAACAGTACGTGGTCGTTTAAGATCAAATGGTCCACTTGTTAATAAAGTAGCTAACCAATTTGGTGGTGGGGGGCATGATAATGCCGCTGGAATTACCATTCAATCTTGAGAAGAAGTTCCAACTGTATTAAAAGCTTTAAATGATGCTATCGTTGAATGAGAGGCTAAATAA
- a CDS encoding ABC transporter permease — translation MIVSQLEPIITFAIFYFSILVLGSISGIFSERAGIVNIAIAGFMVFGATMYMLFSYILTVIILGGHGGSIWFQIPLTIIAVLCSGVFSLLFGYATIKLKSDQTISGFAINILSTGIATLLVFVLVTLQNSSTFQFYNRTELALSGSLLKYQNILSFRTVMTVTIIISSWFVIRKTRWGLRFRSIGENPQAADVAGINVNKVKWQAVITAGMIAGIAGAFFAQAQPAVFSNTYDTNGFGFLALAIMITARWRVTLSVIISLFFSILLSISFNGTGLTSDQALLGYLRSLPYIVTLIIMMLTAKNSAGPAAAGVPYDKSKR, via the coding sequence ATGATAGTTTCACAATTAGAACCAATTATTACATTTGCTATCTTCTATTTCTCTATTCTAGTTTTAGGATCTATTTCAGGTATCTTTTCTGAAAGAGCAGGTATAGTTAACATTGCTATCGCAGGATTTATGGTATTTGGTGCAACTATGTATATGTTATTTAGTTACATTCTTACAGTTATCATTCTAGGTGGTCATGGTGGATCAATTTGATTCCAAATACCTTTAACAATTATTGCTGTCTTATGTTCTGGCGTATTCTCATTACTATTTGGATATGCAACAATTAAATTGAAATCAGATCAAACAATTTCAGGTTTTGCTATTAACATTCTTTCAACAGGAATAGCAACACTATTGGTATTCGTTTTAGTTACATTACAAAACTCTTCAACATTCCAATTTTACAATCGTACAGAATTAGCATTATCAGGTTCTTTATTAAAATATCAAAATATTCTTTCATTTAGAACTGTGATGACTGTTACAATAATAATAAGTTCTTGATTTGTAATCAGAAAAACACGTTGAGGATTAAGATTTAGATCGATTGGTGAAAACCCACAAGCAGCTGACGTTGCTGGTATTAATGTTAATAAAGTTAAATGACAAGCTGTTATTACAGCAGGTATGATAGCTGGTATTGCGGGTGCTTTCTTTGCTCAAGCACAACCGGCAGTATTCTCAAATACATATGATACTAATGGATTCGGATTCTTAGCTCTTGCTATTATGATTACAGCAAGATGAAGAGTTACACTATCTGTTATTATTTCATTATTCTTCTCAATTTTATTATCAATATCATTCAATGGAACAGGCTTAACATCTGACCAAGCATTATTAGGATACTTAAGATCTTTACCATATATTGTTACTCTTATTATCATGATGCTTACAGCCAAAAATTCAGCAGGACCTGCTGCAGCTGGTGTGCCTTATGACAAATCAAAAAGATAA
- a CDS encoding ABC transporter permease, with protein sequence MSEDSKTKKESAFVKKTVQSFDSVKKYLMADDKRTTRRKLYSSIWAVVFGLIFASIIYMILGAAQGHGVGAFDFIKNVFKFSFDSNKQDSTAILFIFFGFAGLAVAIGFKSGLFNIGISGQMTMPAILFFAILVISGQDLKSISESYFIGMFFVFILGGALVAALSGILKAFFNVHEVISTIFLNWIIVFIYATLFDTTRGTFSQEHLKVLQENGSIINGQLIEIIIPEAFKWKFIYFGIALFFIVAIGMWFVYSRTTLGYKIKMIGLNKTNSKYVGINEKVTTILIMFLSGALAGIAGFFYIVFWLKAPSLQTVPVAIGFESIAVALIALNSPIGVIPSAALYGILYSSQDLFSVGRDGTPQLDSKYFPIVTGVIIFMTALSIIFYKFRIIDATRKYAVLFCHKEYWINFKNHHKLTFKNRTHKTWDKEENRFRSEWLENHSNDEKSLLSNQYKLALSKFKKQWFIDYKLAKKQNAVEIANLKNKYKENLKNLKAQLANDSANIKDKKNDDTYYALYIKHLQETNNLSDEFNKQYIDLYNKYNVLSYRQELRLIKRSQKPRLKEFSYYQKKYDTTVSKLILENAKADTKQLMNMYDEISKLKFELQRKRIDLGLGTYQDLVNKHKAQRRNTKLIYKSVKNEIFENFEIKYFKKPYKDLVVRYTPILDEKGENI encoded by the coding sequence ATGTCTGAAGACTCAAAAACAAAAAAAGAATCTGCATTTGTTAAAAAAACAGTTCAATCATTTGACTCTGTCAAAAAATATTTAATGGCTGATGACAAAAGAACAACAAGAAGAAAATTATATTCTTCAATATGAGCAGTTGTTTTCGGGCTTATATTTGCTTCTATTATTTATATGATTTTAGGAGCTGCACAAGGACACGGTGTAGGAGCCTTTGATTTTATAAAAAATGTTTTTAAGTTCAGTTTTGATTCAAATAAACAAGACAGTACAGCAATATTATTTATATTTTTTGGATTTGCTGGTTTAGCAGTAGCTATTGGCTTTAAATCCGGACTTTTCAATATTGGTATTTCCGGACAAATGACTATGCCTGCAATATTATTCTTTGCAATCTTAGTTATTTCTGGACAAGATTTAAAATCTATTTCAGAATCATATTTTATAGGAATGTTTTTCGTATTTATTCTAGGTGGTGCATTAGTTGCTGCTTTATCCGGTATTTTAAAAGCATTCTTTAATGTTCATGAAGTTATTTCAACAATCTTCCTAAACTGAATTATTGTATTTATTTACGCAACATTATTTGATACTACTAGAGGTACATTCTCTCAAGAACACTTAAAAGTACTTCAAGAAAATGGTTCAATTATTAATGGTCAATTAATTGAAATAATAATACCTGAAGCTTTTAAATGAAAATTTATATATTTCGGAATTGCACTATTTTTTATAGTTGCAATCGGAATGTGATTTGTTTATTCTAGAACTACACTAGGATATAAAATTAAAATGATAGGTCTTAATAAAACAAATTCAAAATATGTTGGTATTAATGAAAAAGTTACTACTATTTTAATTATGTTCCTTTCAGGAGCACTAGCTGGAATAGCTGGATTCTTCTACATTGTTTTCTGACTTAAGGCTCCGAGCTTGCAAACTGTACCTGTTGCAATCGGATTCGAATCTATTGCTGTTGCTCTTATTGCTTTAAATAGTCCTATTGGTGTTATACCATCAGCAGCTTTATATGGTATTTTATACTCATCACAAGATTTATTCTCGGTCGGAAGAGATGGAACTCCTCAATTAGACAGTAAATATTTCCCAATTGTAACTGGTGTTATTATCTTCATGACTGCACTTTCAATTATTTTCTACAAATTTAGAATTATTGATGCAACAAGAAAATATGCTGTATTATTCTGTCATAAAGAATATTGAATTAATTTTAAAAATCACCATAAATTAACATTTAAAAATAGAACTCATAAAACATGAGATAAAGAAGAAAATAGATTTAGAAGTGAATGACTTGAAAATCACTCTAATGATGAAAAATCATTGCTTTCAAATCAATATAAACTTGCTTTAAGTAAATTTAAAAAGCAATGATTTATTGATTATAAATTAGCTAAGAAACAAAATGCTGTTGAAATAGCTAATCTAAAAAATAAATATAAAGAAAACTTGAAAAATCTAAAAGCTCAATTAGCTAATGATTCAGCTAATATAAAAGATAAGAAAAATGATGATACTTATTATGCTTTATACATTAAGCATTTACAAGAAACAAATAACTTATCAGATGAATTTAATAAACAATACATTGATTTATACAATAAGTACAATGTACTATCATACAGACAAGAATTGAGATTGATAAAGAGATCTCAAAAACCTCGTTTAAAAGAATTCTCATATTATCAAAAGAAATACGATACGACTGTATCTAAATTAATTTTAGAAAATGCAAAAGCAGATACTAAACAATTAATGAATATGTATGATGAAATTTCTAAATTAAAATTTGAACTTCAGAGAAAAAGAATTGATTTAGGTTTAGGAACATACCAAGACTTAGTTAATAAACATAAAGCTCAAAGAAGAAATACAAAACTTATTTATAAATCAGTTAAAAATGAAATATTCGAAAACTTTGAAATTAAATACTTCAAAAAACCTTATAAAGATTTAGTTGTTAGATATACTCCAATACTAGATGAGAAAGGAGAAAATATATAA
- a CDS encoding ATP-binding cassette domain-containing protein — protein MQNNKDNAIEFINISKSFGSIKANQNISFDVKKGTIHALIGENGAGKSTLMSILFGLYEPDEGIIKVNNKEVLIKGPNDANKLGIGMVHQHFKLVDVYTNLENIVLGDEDYRKYSRVIDYKQAIKKIKTIQETFELHFDLNRLTGKETVATQQKVEIMKMLYRDSEILIFDEPTAVLTDQEIQGLLNTFKLFRDQGKTILFISHKLAEIKEVADNATVLRYGKVTGNFKVADVSIEEMANRMVGGEIEIARNEYTDTSNNPVIFKLENITTNGEKPLKNVSLDIREGEIVAIAGVEGNGQSDLEKVVAGMIKPITGDVLFKKTDLVKSRYESVSKEQKIKNISLTLFTILFVYISIILYSIPASTVDRSAIFMILGICFDLFAVTSLVVLINSLYGSKIRKYIISHREPMKKEFSKKAKKWLKTISIIMLVVNILIFGLSFTQMDTWQYVSIAALVISFISVSTGLTVARKSLKQLFAKNNENRVRNILTTISLTVTFIMTIVSLAVFMWPTALVALLLLLISYLVFFATTTPEKEKVEDFDDSFIKLNNLSVYEISKLGLSFIPSDRHKHGLVLDYSIKNNTVLRRLWDKTYQSFGIFKNKNITKENNEIIEKYDVRGARKGSSMARSLSGGNQQKFIVGREMNAPHDFILILQPTRGLDVGAIKNIHERILEEKKQGKAILLISYELDEVLALADRIAVINTGEILTVKEAKNLSRTEIGMYMAHKEKGGE, from the coding sequence ATGCAAAACAATAAAGACAATGCAATTGAATTTATTAATATTTCCAAATCTTTCGGTTCAATAAAAGCTAACCAAAACATAAGTTTTGATGTTAAAAAAGGTACCATCCATGCCTTAATAGGTGAAAACGGGGCTGGTAAAAGTACATTGATGTCAATCTTATTTGGTCTTTATGAACCTGATGAGGGGATTATTAAAGTCAATAACAAAGAAGTTTTGATTAAAGGACCTAACGATGCTAATAAATTAGGTATTGGTATGGTTCACCAACACTTTAAACTTGTTGATGTCTATACAAACTTAGAAAATATCGTCCTAGGTGATGAAGATTATCGTAAATATTCAAGAGTTATTGATTACAAACAAGCAATAAAAAAGATTAAAACTATTCAAGAAACATTTGAATTGCATTTTGATCTAAATAGACTAACTGGAAAAGAAACAGTTGCAACACAACAAAAAGTCGAAATTATGAAGATGCTTTATCGTGATTCAGAAATTTTGATTTTTGACGAACCAACAGCTGTTTTAACCGACCAAGAAATACAAGGTTTATTAAATACATTTAAACTTTTCAGAGATCAAGGTAAAACTATTTTATTCATTTCCCATAAATTAGCTGAAATAAAAGAAGTTGCGGATAATGCAACTGTTCTAAGATATGGAAAAGTTACAGGTAATTTTAAAGTAGCTGATGTTTCAATAGAAGAAATGGCTAACAGAATGGTTGGTGGAGAAATTGAAATCGCTAGAAACGAATACACCGACACATCAAACAATCCAGTTATTTTTAAATTAGAAAATATTACAACAAACGGTGAAAAACCACTTAAAAATGTTTCATTAGATATTAGAGAAGGTGAAATTGTCGCTATTGCTGGTGTTGAAGGAAATGGTCAATCTGATTTAGAAAAAGTTGTTGCCGGAATGATAAAACCAATTACCGGTGATGTATTGTTCAAAAAAACTGATTTAGTTAAAAGTCGTTATGAATCTGTGTCTAAAGAACAAAAAATCAAAAATATCTCTTTAACTTTATTTACAATATTATTTGTTTATATATCAATAATTTTATATAGCATACCAGCTAGCACAGTTGATAGGTCAGCTATATTTATGATATTGGGAATATGTTTTGATTTATTTGCAGTAACTTCATTAGTTGTTCTAATAAATTCATTATACGGATCAAAAATTAGAAAATATATTATTAGTCATCGTGAACCGATGAAGAAAGAGTTTTCTAAAAAAGCTAAAAAATGATTGAAAACAATTTCAATTATTATGTTAGTTGTGAATATTTTAATTTTTGGACTCTCATTTACACAAATGGATACATGACAATATGTTTCTATAGCTGCATTAGTAATAAGCTTTATATCAGTATCTACTGGTTTAACCGTTGCTAGAAAATCATTAAAACAATTATTTGCTAAGAATAATGAAAATAGAGTAAGAAACATCTTAACTACAATCTCATTAACTGTTACATTTATCATGACAATTGTTTCACTTGCTGTATTTATGTGACCAACAGCATTAGTTGCTTTATTACTATTATTAATTTCGTATTTAGTATTTTTCGCTACAACAACACCTGAAAAAGAAAAAGTTGAAGATTTTGATGATAGTTTCATAAAATTAAACAATTTAAGTGTTTATGAAATTTCAAAACTCGGATTATCATTTATCCCTAGTGATAGACATAAACATGGTTTAGTGTTAGATTATTCAATTAAAAATAACACTGTATTAAGAAGATTATGAGATAAAACTTATCAATCATTCGGTATATTTAAGAATAAAAATATTACAAAAGAAAATAATGAAATTATTGAAAAATATGATGTCAGAGGAGCACGTAAAGGTAGCTCAATGGCACGTTCATTATCAGGTGGTAACCAACAAAAATTTATAGTAGGGCGTGAAATGAATGCACCGCATGATTTCATCTTAATTCTGCAACCTACACGTGGACTCGATGTTGGTGCTATTAAGAATATTCATGAAAGAATATTAGAAGAGAAAAAACAAGGAAAAGCTATTCTATTAATTTCATATGAACTTGATGAAGTATTAGCACTAGCAGATAGAATCGCAGTTATTAATACTGGTGAAATTTTAACTGTTAAAGAAGCTAAAAACTTATCAAGAACAGAAATTGGTATGTATATGGCACATAAAGAAAAAGGAGGTGAATAG
- a CDS encoding BMP family ABC transporter substrate-binding protein, which translates to MKKFKSLLMAFAGVTAATLPIVAASCGNSGYIEKKDRVGVVTTDNKVTYEALQTAANKNKDKKLLSVKVVTDTGFVTDRSFNQSSWEGALTLADQIQEINDKAKKAAQEAGKEFTPIELDYSKLEPGKGGANENTLKTLVASGTNVFILSGFTWQSPLASFLSDKNNVNTLNENNITLIGVDFALSEKQANGFKNFIGLTYNAGQAAYVVGQSVAELYTTQSDITNKKVAAFGGLDIPPVDTFIIGYLQGILNYNTTNSKKDVQVAVPSGTHKVNLGATFQPDQTMQGVVNETINLGSSSIMPVAGVATSMLIDALVSGNYPQTVIGVDTNQANAFPTQAGRFISSVTKNITQSVYDTLLYVVLGINDKGIYTNNADGKPVNISGTLQMDWVGASQSTLSNTTHKDAMNASIAKYTKAFKEGNQEDLAYIGSFKATKDGQAYSEGSGTIAKLVDLINGTNYSEQKTPSTDVPATNNTQK; encoded by the coding sequence ATGAAAAAATTTAAATCATTATTAATGGCTTTTGCTGGAGTTACAGCTGCTACATTACCTATTGTTGCTGCTTCATGTGGTAATTCAGGATATATTGAAAAGAAAGATCGTGTAGGGGTTGTTACAACAGATAATAAAGTTACTTATGAAGCTTTACAAACAGCTGCTAATAAAAACAAGGATAAAAAACTTCTATCAGTTAAAGTTGTTACAGATACAGGTTTCGTTACAGATAGATCATTTAACCAATCATCATGAGAAGGTGCTTTAACATTAGCTGATCAAATCCAAGAAATTAATGATAAAGCTAAAAAAGCAGCTCAAGAAGCCGGAAAAGAATTCACACCTATTGAATTAGATTATTCAAAACTTGAACCAGGTAAAGGTGGAGCTAACGAAAACACATTAAAAACACTTGTTGCTTCAGGAACAAATGTATTCATATTGTCTGGTTTTACATGACAAAGTCCTTTAGCTAGTTTCTTATCAGATAAAAATAATGTAAACACATTAAACGAAAATAATATTACATTAATTGGTGTAGACTTTGCTTTATCCGAAAAACAAGCAAACGGATTTAAAAACTTTATTGGTTTAACATATAATGCGGGACAAGCTGCATATGTTGTAGGGCAATCAGTTGCTGAATTATACACAACACAAAGTGATATTACTAATAAAAAAGTTGCTGCATTCGGCGGACTAGATATACCTCCAGTAGATACATTTATTATCGGATATCTACAAGGTATATTAAATTACAATACAACAAATAGTAAAAAAGATGTTCAAGTAGCAGTCCCTTCAGGAACACATAAAGTAAATTTAGGAGCTACATTCCAACCTGACCAAACAATGCAAGGTGTTGTCAACGAAACAATTAACCTAGGAAGTAGTTCAATTATGCCAGTTGCTGGTGTTGCTACTTCAATGTTAATCGATGCATTAGTATCAGGAAACTATCCTCAAACTGTTATTGGTGTTGATACAAACCAAGCTAATGCATTCCCAACACAAGCAGGTAGATTTATATCTTCTGTAACTAAAAATATTACACAATCAGTTTATGATACATTACTATATGTTGTTTTAGGAATAAACGATAAAGGGATTTACACTAACAATGCAGACGGAAAACCAGTAAATATTTCTGGTACACTTCAAATGGATTGAGTAGGTGCTTCACAAAGTACTCTAAGCAATACAACACATAAAGATGCTATGAATGCATCAATAGCTAAATATACTAAAGCATTCAAAGAAGGAAATCAAGAAGATTTAGCATATATAGGTTCATTTAAAGCAACTAAAGATGGACAAGCATATTCAGAAGGAAGTGGAACAATTGCTAAATTAGTTGATTTAATCAATGGAACAAATTATTCTGAACAAAAAACACCATCAACAGATGTTCCAGCAACAAATAACACACAAAAATAG
- a CDS encoding IS3 family transposase codes for MQVASIPKSTYEYQVNAIHKMEEKLKELYAVMNEIFTNSNQTYGYRRMQIELKNRGYFFNRKKVRKLMKRCVFKVEQKSKRKYSSYKGEIGKVAENLINRNFLASLPLQKLYTDITEFKLKTDVKLYFSAIVDGFNSEIVSWAISASPNLQLIKNTLEPLLPKLKGMKGSIMHSDQGWHYQHKYFIETLKKHNITQSMSRKGNSPDNGLVESCFGVIKTEFFYPNRKRFDSIEQFISELNGYIWYYNNKRIKLRLKSNPVDYRNSFDSNLVQL; via the coding sequence TTGCAAGTTGCTTCTATACCTAAATCAACATATGAATACCAAGTAAATGCTATTCATAAAATGGAAGAAAAGTTAAAAGAACTATATGCTGTTATGAATGAAATTTTTACAAATTCAAATCAAACATATGGTTACAGAAGAATGCAAATAGAACTTAAAAATCGCGGTTATTTCTTCAATCGTAAGAAAGTAAGAAAACTTATGAAAAGATGTGTATTTAAAGTAGAACAAAAATCAAAACGCAAATATAGTTCATACAAAGGCGAGATAGGAAAAGTTGCAGAAAATCTAATAAACAGAAACTTCTTAGCAAGTCTTCCTTTGCAAAAACTTTATACAGATATTACTGAATTTAAGTTAAAAACAGATGTTAAACTATATTTTTCAGCTATAGTTGATGGTTTCAATTCTGAAATTGTTTCTTGAGCCATTTCTGCAAGTCCAAACCTACAACTTATTAAAAACACATTAGAACCTTTATTACCTAAATTAAAGGGTATGAAAGGAAGTATAATGCATTCCGATCAAGGCTGACATTATCAACATAAATACTTTATCGAGACATTGAAAAAACACAATATAACACAAAGTATGTCTAGAAAAGGTAATAGTCCAGACAATGGATTAGTCGAATCTTGTTTCGGCGTTATCAAAACTGAATTCTTTTATCCAAATAGAAAACGTTTTGATTCAATAGAACAATTCATTAGTGAACTAAACGGATATATTTGATATTACAACAACAAAAGAATCAAGTTGAGACTAAAAAGTAATCCAGTTGATTACAGAAATTCTTTTGATTCAAATTTGGTCCAACTTTAG
- a CDS encoding IS3 family transposase: MKSCKKEVAKAFNMSKSTFYNLMNKEKPSEKEIQYAEEIKTLHNKYNQTYGRARIAIMLLKEYNITLSSRTVGRKLNKLNLFCKVRQKTRVRELKNTNFDAKDSVKRDYNDVNGRNIVATDVTYIPAPFDLKKYFNHIFLSIAIEHRTKRIINYNISTRNDNDLVISHIKDIKFNTSWIIHWINGYQYTSNLYNEIIAQNNGIVSMSRVGNSLDNREAEYFFSILKSECLKFVNFNNITFDELKSIIDTFIQFYNSERIQSNLGWLSPNQYANLIA, from the coding sequence ATGAAATCATGTAAGAAAGAAGTTGCTAAAGCTTTTAATATGTCTAAAAGTACATTTTATAATCTTATGAATAAAGAAAAGCCATCTGAAAAAGAAATCCAATATGCTGAGGAAATCAAGACTTTACATAATAAATATAATCAAACATATGGCAGAGCTAGAATAGCTATTATGCTATTGAAAGAATATAATATAACTCTATCTAGTAGAACTGTTGGTAGAAAATTGAATAAGTTAAATTTATTTTGCAAAGTAAGACAAAAGACTAGAGTTAGAGAACTTAAAAATACAAACTTTGATGCTAAAGATTCAGTTAAAAGGGATTATAACGATGTTAATGGAAGAAATATTGTGGCTACTGATGTAACTTATATTCCAGCACCATTTGATTTGAAGAAATATTTCAATCATATATTTTTATCTATAGCTATTGAGCACAGAACAAAACGAATTATAAATTACAATATTTCAACGAGAAATGATAATGACTTAGTGATATCACATATAAAAGATATTAAATTCAATACAAGTTGAATTATTCATTGGATTAATGGTTATCAATATACATCAAATTTATATAATGAAATAATAGCTCAAAATAACGGTATTGTTTCAATGAGTAGAGTTGGTAATTCATTAGATAATAGAGAAGCAGAATATTTCTTTTCGATATTAAAATCAGAATGTTTGAAATTTGTAAATTTTAACAACATAACATTTGATGAATTAAAATCAATTATTGACACATTCATTCAATTTTATAATAGCGAAAGAATTCAATCTAACTTAGGTTGATTATCACCTAACCAATATGCAAATTTAATTGCATAA
- a CDS encoding IS30 family transposase: MDSLNDNEINKIHKDINKLREQNITHFNMEKLAIMFKNFATHETLNDISKTMNVSAKVLKQNLKLAMWDYTAEDSYKFCSNCKNRLTTIFKVSHREWVQLKMQNVQNPVQQIHENTISKWDDIVRFWRFWSKQHRIVKRKLSKGILLSDNEKKFEPLISVTTFLDYYKEQLKDKNAFIPTPQAFITLWIKNMLKMLISLFLFWNQKRYFKNLIEINYVARRKSLKECNLRKINFGISIHLAPLTIRNREEFGHYEMDTVILNLRAKYCILTLLERKTRMLFGILTRRDADSIKESLLKLINHHNLTILSLTIDNGSENVKLNEIREIPVIYKCDTYSSLQKEA; the protein is encoded by the coding sequence ATGGATTCACTAAATGATAACGAAATAAACAAAATCCATAAGGACATAAACAAACTCAGAGAGCAAAATATAACTCATTTCAACATGGAAAAGCTAGCTATTATGTTTAAAAATTTCGCAACACATGAAACACTGAATGATATTTCAAAAACAATGAACGTATCAGCTAAAGTTCTCAAGCAAAATTTAAAACTAGCTATGTGAGATTACACAGCAGAAGACTCATACAAATTTTGCAGTAATTGTAAAAATAGACTAACAACAATTTTTAAAGTTTCACATCGTGAATGAGTTCAGCTCAAAATGCAAAATGTTCAAAATCCAGTTCAACAAATTCATGAAAACACAATTTCAAAATGAGATGATATTGTTCGCTTCTGAAGGTTTTGAAGTAAACAACACAGAATCGTTAAGAGAAAATTATCTAAAGGTATTTTACTTTCAGATAATGAAAAGAAATTTGAACCACTAATATCAGTAACGACATTCTTGGATTACTATAAAGAACAATTGAAGGATAAAAATGCTTTTATACCTACGCCACAAGCTTTTATTACTTTATGGATTAAGAATATGTTAAAGATGTTGATTTCTCTATTTTTATTTTGAAATCAAAAGAGGTATTTCAAAAATCTAATTGAGATAAACTACGTGGCAAGAAGAAAAAGCCTAAAGGAGTGCAATCTAAGAAAAATTAACTTTGGTATTTCTATTCATCTCGCACCATTAACAATTAGAAACAGAGAAGAATTTGGACATTATGAAATGGACACAGTAATTCTTAATTTAAGAGCTAAATATTGCATTCTTACCTTGCTAGAAAGAAAGACAAGAATGTTATTTGGGATATTAACTCGGCGAGATGCAGATTCAATAAAAGAATCACTTCTTAAATTGATTAATCATCACAATTTAACCATTTTATCTCTAACCATAGACAATGGTTCGGAAAATGTGAAGTTAAATGAAATAAGAGAAATTCCTGTTATTTACAAGTGCGATACATATTCATCATTACAAAAGGAAGCATAG
- a CDS encoding inorganic diphosphatase: MKKEIQVKIEIQKNSRIKYEYNRKTKQIEVDRILRGDFVYPCNYGFVPNALDWDGDELDVLLYSEETFMPGVSLNARIIGAMKMIDDGETDTKLIAVHADDYRLDYIQSLKDLPLPFLDTVKTFFSTYKNWKREGITSVDGFEDVQWAMNEYDECVELMNTYGDMDKKEFIKLMQEKHPEKYRF, translated from the coding sequence ATGAAAAAAGAAATCCAAGTAAAAATTGAAATACAAAAAAATTCTAGAATTAAATACGAATATAACAGAAAAACAAAACAAATTGAGGTAGACAGAATACTAAGAGGAGATTTTGTTTATCCATGCAACTATGGTTTTGTTCCTAATGCTCTTGACTGAGATGGTGATGAACTTGATGTTTTATTATATTCAGAAGAGACATTTATGCCAGGAGTATCATTAAATGCTCGTATTATCGGTGCAATGAAAATGATTGATGACGGAGAAACAGATACAAAATTAATCGCAGTGCATGCTGATGATTATAGATTAGATTACATTCAATCATTAAAAGATTTACCATTACCTTTCTTAGATACTGTTAAAACATTTTTCTCAACATATAAAAATTGAAAAAGAGAAGGTATTACTTCTGTTGATGGTTTCGAAGATGTTCAATGAGCAATGAATGAATATGATGAATGTGTTGAATTAATGAATACATATGGTGATATGGATAAAAAAGAATTCATTAAATTAATGCAGGAAAAACATCCTGAAAAATACAGATTTTAA